The window TATATGATTCATTTTAGCTGCTCCACTGGGCACGAACTCAACGAGACTAATTGCAATTTATTGAATGAATTGCCAACCCAAGCTAGAAATGATGATATTACAATGGAATTATGGTAAAGATATTCTCAGTAGGCTGCATAGTAATCAACGTCAACGCCAAGATCAGCATCGGCATCGTCTTCGTCGTCTGGGCGCAATTTGCGATACTGATTGTTCAGATAGTTGGCATGACGCCTGAACAGCTTTAGCATGCGATACGTGTTCATGCCTAAAAGAGCaagtggaaatggaaatggaatcgaaaatggaaatggaagtggctgtgggagtgggagtgggccCCGAAGATTCAACTACGCAGGAGTGGGTTTTGTAGGGAAGAAGTGCCACCAGAGAGTAAAGTAGAAGTGAAGGCCAACTAAAATAGTGCAGCTATTCCCTGACTAAGTCCCCCTTATCCTCTCAAGAAACAGAGTACTTACCGTATGGTGCTGGGGAGGCAGCCACAACCAGAGGGGCTGGAGCCACGTGCTTCACCACCTGCGGCTCGTAATGGGTCAGAATGGGCTTGTGGGCCACAATGGGCTTGGCCACGACAGCCTGGGCGTGGACAGTGGGTCCCGACTTTGTCACCACTGCGTTGAAACCGTGGATGGGATCCGCTGTGTAGTCCACAGTACGAATGGAGCCGTCAGGCTCAACCAGGGAGTACTGACCTAATGGGTAGAAATTGGAGATAACAATATGAGGCTCGAAGGCTAACAATAGAACTTACCCTTGACCACGTCGCCGTCGCGGGTCTCGTGCTGCGACTTCACGTCTCCAGTGGTATGGTCCGCCACGCCGTAGTTGAAGGCGTATTTTGGATGATCCTGAGGCGAGAAAGGTAATACTATGTTAAATATATGTTTTTGATTTGAGTGGTTTTTGTATATTTAGTCTAAGGAGTTCCATGATCCATTATGTTGTTCTTTAAGTCAATTTTATAAGCCGATTTCTGACTAGGAGAAGAATCGAGCAAACATCCTTATACACAGACGAAAAAACAAACTGTATCCTGACTCACATAGTAGTCCAAGGCGTATCCTGGTCGAGCCACCA of the Drosophila ananassae strain 14024-0371.13 chromosome 2R, ASM1763931v2, whole genome shotgun sequence genome contains:
- the LOC6507584 gene encoding larval cuticle protein A3A; the protein is MANFLCFVILSLSLCASVVVARPGYALDYYDHPKYAFNYGVADHTTGDVKSQHETRDGDVVKGQYSLVEPDGSIRTVDYTADPIHGFNAVVTKSGPTVHAQAVVAKPIVAHKPILTHYEPQVVKHVAPAPLVVAASPAPYVAKHYAPAAAAPIHYDYDDGYYNQAQYEYIPQYDAGHYGHYASPYAGHY